A region from the Mucilaginibacter sp. CSA2-8R genome encodes:
- a CDS encoding glycosyltransferase family 39 protein, whose translation MTLSTPYKNAQNKYILFFLLGWTLLNILQACTLGIHSDEAYYWVYSRFLDWGYFDHPPMVAVFIRIGDSIIHNEFGLRLMTIISSTISMYVLWLIARKYLVSARWFILVVTGTLIFHIYGFSTTPDAPLLLFTILFYYFYQQYLDNDSWGLAAILGLVVACLLYSKYHGLLLIIFTLAANIGIFKRGTFWLIPILALTLFAPHLLWQVNHGYPSVNYHLFERSSETYEFAHTYLYIPGQLLMAGPLVGWFWFYYGLGRRSTDLFTRCLLVNSAGIYVFFLLNTAKGNVQPHWTLIGFVPLVLLVLIRLQKDAYPKWLFNLAVINAALIIVFRLMLAAGLPFLKNANAFKSYYRFDKWSRQIKQKAGNHHIIIEGGFQLPSKYNFYTNSLKGFAYDDVFYRRTQYDIWPIEDSLQHQKAYYLSPYPTALKADTLHTADGIWYGAWVHDVRTFQKIDIRTDNYKVKANPQQPLSLKLQLLNPGNSAANFKATPEQPVELRACFYKNDSLLHVITAKPDFNQISIPAHQQINYTLQGQAPVAKGRYMLIFSIRTKPFPGGRNSRIVNFTVQ comes from the coding sequence ATGACATTGAGTACGCCCTATAAAAACGCACAAAACAAATACATTTTGTTCTTTTTATTGGGATGGACGTTATTAAACATTCTGCAAGCCTGTACCTTGGGTATACACTCCGATGAGGCTTATTATTGGGTATACTCCCGCTTTTTAGATTGGGGGTATTTTGACCACCCGCCTATGGTGGCAGTATTTATCCGTATAGGCGACAGCATTATACATAATGAGTTTGGCCTGCGGCTCATGACTATCATCAGCAGCACCATATCTATGTATGTGCTCTGGTTAATTGCCCGCAAATACCTGGTTAGTGCCCGGTGGTTTATACTGGTAGTTACCGGAACACTCATTTTTCACATCTATGGGTTCAGTACTACGCCCGATGCGCCATTACTGCTTTTCACTATCCTGTTTTACTACTTTTACCAGCAATACCTGGATAACGACAGTTGGGGACTGGCAGCTATTTTGGGCTTAGTAGTTGCCTGCCTATTATATAGTAAGTACCACGGGCTGCTGCTTATAATTTTTACGCTTGCCGCTAACATCGGTATATTTAAACGTGGCACCTTCTGGCTAATCCCCATACTTGCCTTAACCTTATTTGCCCCACATTTATTGTGGCAGGTAAACCATGGCTATCCGTCAGTTAACTATCACTTGTTTGAGCGCTCATCAGAAACCTATGAGTTTGCGCATACTTACCTGTATATTCCGGGGCAGTTGCTGATGGCCGGGCCGCTGGTGGGATGGTTTTGGTTTTACTATGGCTTAGGCAGACGGAGCACCGATTTATTTACCCGCTGCTTGCTGGTAAACAGCGCAGGCATTTACGTATTCTTTTTGCTAAATACCGCTAAAGGCAATGTACAGCCACATTGGACGCTGATTGGCTTTGTGCCATTGGTATTACTCGTACTCATCAGGCTGCAAAAAGATGCCTACCCAAAATGGCTTTTTAATTTGGCAGTTATTAACGCGGCCTTAATTATTGTTTTTAGATTAATGCTGGCAGCCGGGTTGCCTTTTTTAAAAAACGCCAATGCTTTTAAAAGTTATTACCGTTTTGATAAATGGAGCCGGCAGATTAAACAAAAGGCAGGGAATCACCATATCATTATCGAAGGTGGATTTCAGCTACCCTCAAAGTATAACTTTTATACCAACAGCTTAAAAGGCTTTGCCTATGATGATGTGTTTTATCGCCGCACCCAGTATGATATCTGGCCTATTGAGGATAGCCTGCAGCATCAAAAAGCCTATTATTTATCACCCTATCCTACTGCGCTTAAAGCTGATACTTTGCATACGGCCGATGGTATATGGTACGGGGCCTGGGTGCATGACGTGCGCACTTTTCAAAAAATTGACATTCGTACTGATAATTACAAAGTAAAAGCCAATCCACAACAACCTCTTAGTTTAAAACTACAGTTACTTAACCCGGGTAATAGCGCTGCAAATTTTAAGGCTACCCCCGAACAGCCGGTAGAATTAAGGGCCTGCTTTTATAAAAACGACAGTTTGTTGCATGTCATCACGGCAAAGCCGGATTTTAACCAAATCTCCATCCCGGCACATCAACAAATAAACTATACCTTGCAGGGACAAGCTCCCGTTGCCAAAGGGCGTTATATGCTCATTTTTTCTATACGTACTAAACCTTTTCCGGGCGGCAGAAACAGCAGGATTGTTAACTTTACCGTGCAATAA
- a CDS encoding cytochrome b5 domain-containing protein: MTNLPAYTRSQLALRNGQDKPQIWVAYEGKIYDVTQSRLWLNGKHYEHWAGQDLTEELAAAPHTADVFSRFNVIGILK; this comes from the coding sequence ATGACCAATTTACCTGCTTACACCCGGTCGCAGCTGGCCTTGCGCAATGGGCAGGACAAACCCCAGATATGGGTAGCTTATGAGGGTAAGATTTATGATGTAACCCAAAGCCGCTTATGGCTCAACGGCAAACACTATGAACATTGGGCCGGCCAAGATTTAACCGAAGAACTTGCCGCTGCGCCACATACTGCTGATGTATTTAGTCGTTTTAATGTCATAGGAATACTTAAATAA
- a CDS encoding lycopene cyclase domain-containing protein — translation MKYAYLLINFLTIIFPVLLSFDKRVAFYKSWKYICPGMALTGLVFLFWDVLFTVKGVWSFNPAYIIGLKFFDLPLEEILFFLTVPFSCIFIYACLNYYVRWSLPQTISKTISLLVIILCAAMLSVYYNRLYTAVNFGFLMVVLIVLQYVLKSNWLNRFYMAYIVSLLPFYIVNGILTSIPIVMYNNAENIGKRVGTIPIEDHFYSMALLLMNIGFFEYFKRKNKALTA, via the coding sequence GTGAAATACGCTTACCTGCTCATCAATTTTTTGACTATCATTTTCCCAGTACTGCTATCTTTTGATAAGCGGGTAGCTTTTTATAAAAGCTGGAAATACATCTGCCCGGGTATGGCTTTAACGGGACTGGTATTTTTGTTTTGGGATGTACTCTTTACTGTTAAAGGCGTATGGTCTTTTAACCCGGCTTATATTATAGGCCTTAAATTTTTCGACTTACCGTTAGAGGAAATTTTATTTTTTTTAACAGTGCCCTTCTCATGCATATTTATCTATGCATGCCTCAATTATTATGTAAGATGGTCTTTGCCGCAAACTATCAGCAAAACTATCTCTTTGCTGGTTATCATTTTATGTGCGGCCATGCTATCGGTGTATTACAACCGCTTATATACGGCCGTCAATTTTGGCTTTTTAATGGTGGTACTCATTGTGTTGCAGTACGTGCTTAAATCAAATTGGCTCAACCGGTTTTACATGGCATACATAGTTTCACTGCTGCCATTTTATATTGTAAACGGCATTTTAACTTCGATACCTATTGTTATGTATAACAATGCCGAAAATATAGGCAAGCGGGTAGGTACTATCCCTATCGAAGATCACTTTTACTCTATGGCCCTGCTGCTTATGAATATTGGTTTTTTTGAGTATTTTAAGCGTAAAAATAAAGCTTTAACGGCATGA